Proteins encoded within one genomic window of Mesobacillus subterraneus:
- a CDS encoding carbamoyl phosphate synthase small subunit, translating to MKGYLHLADGKTFQGHLDGSLAEEGVVGEIVFYTGMTGYQEVLTDPSYKNQIIVFTYPLVGNYGINDKDFESKKPHVAAVIVLEAAKTAYHYEAKHSLTEYLQKWEIPLLQHVDTRELVKCIRENGTMPALLSCKSVCDSNRETLNALKVQEVSSTAPKSIGIGDTHIVLIDYGFKKSIADYLIKQKCLVTIVPYNYSFEKIAELRPDGVLLSNGPGDPKELFGQLHEVRKVIEHFPVLGICLGHQLAALALGGDTNKMLFGHRGANQPVYDMKSNRVFMSSQNHSYAVDQNSISNTGLKVRFINKNDQSIEGLYHEKWPLMTVQFHPEASPGPEDSVFIFEDFINTVKYRKRREVSYA from the coding sequence ATGAAAGGATATCTGCATCTGGCTGACGGCAAGACATTTCAGGGACACTTGGATGGATCGCTAGCTGAAGAGGGAGTTGTCGGTGAGATTGTATTTTATACAGGAATGACGGGTTATCAAGAAGTGCTGACTGATCCTTCATACAAGAATCAAATCATTGTTTTCACGTATCCACTGGTGGGCAACTATGGCATCAATGATAAGGATTTTGAAAGCAAGAAGCCACATGTTGCAGCCGTAATCGTTTTAGAAGCTGCTAAAACAGCTTATCACTATGAAGCCAAGCACTCACTTACTGAATATCTTCAGAAATGGGAAATCCCTTTACTACAGCATGTTGATACTCGAGAGCTCGTGAAATGCATACGTGAGAACGGCACAATGCCAGCACTTTTATCATGCAAATCAGTTTGTGATTCAAACCGTGAAACATTGAATGCTCTCAAGGTGCAGGAGGTATCCTCTACTGCACCAAAATCTATCGGGATTGGCGACACCCATATTGTGTTAATCGATTACGGTTTTAAGAAATCGATTGCCGACTATCTGATAAAACAAAAATGCCTGGTGACAATTGTTCCTTATAACTATAGCTTTGAGAAAATTGCTGAACTGAGGCCAGATGGGGTGCTTTTATCTAACGGACCTGGTGACCCGAAGGAATTATTCGGTCAGCTTCATGAAGTCAGGAAAGTAATCGAGCATTTTCCTGTATTGGGCATTTGCCTTGGGCACCAGCTGGCTGCGCTGGCGCTTGGAGGCGATACAAACAAAATGCTCTTTGGACATCGCGGGGCAAACCAGCCAGTTTACGATATGAAAAGCAATCGGGTATTCATGTCCTCGCAAAACCATAGCTATGCTGTTGACCAAAACAGTATCAGCAACACTGGTCTGAAGGTTCGTTTCATCAACAAAAATGATCAGTCTATCGAAGGCCTTTACCATGAAAAGTGGCCGCTGATGACAGTTCAATTCCACCCCGAAGCCAGCCCGGGCCCTGAAGATAGTGTATTTATATTTGAAGATTTCATCAATACAGTAAAATACAGAAAGCGGAGAGAAGTCAGCTATGCCTAA
- a CDS encoding acetylornithine transaminase: MSHLFPTYQRWEIEPVKGAGTILYDKAGKQYLDFTSGIGVCNLVHRPEAVEHAVKEQLELFWHVSNLFPQSIQEKAAKKLAEGSGLGCVFFANSGAEANEAAIKLARKATGRTKIITFLQSFHGRTFAGMAATGQDKIKQGFGSMLETFVHLPFNDLKALKTEIDSDTAAVMIEIVQGEGGIHVVKNEFIKEAASVCAESGVLLIIDEIQTGIGRTGKPFAFQHFGIEPDIITVAKGLGNGFPIGAAIGKAELAEFFGPGSHGSTFGGNPISITAAIAVMDIIFKEEFLKEVSDKGILMFELLNKELGCLEVVKEIRGLGLMTGIELTVGTQPILAELRQSGLIALPAGEKVVRLLPPLNVTAKEIERAVSLMKKTISKSKVTA, encoded by the coding sequence ATGAGCCATTTATTCCCGACCTATCAACGATGGGAAATAGAGCCTGTAAAAGGAGCTGGGACGATTCTTTATGACAAGGCTGGAAAGCAATATTTGGATTTTACTTCTGGCATCGGTGTCTGCAATTTGGTCCACCGTCCTGAAGCAGTTGAACATGCAGTCAAGGAACAGCTGGAATTATTCTGGCATGTCTCGAATCTCTTTCCGCAAAGTATCCAGGAAAAAGCAGCGAAAAAGCTCGCAGAGGGTTCAGGACTGGGTTGTGTATTTTTTGCCAATAGTGGAGCCGAAGCAAATGAAGCAGCTATTAAACTGGCAAGAAAAGCTACTGGACGTACCAAAATCATTACATTTCTGCAATCCTTTCATGGCAGGACTTTCGCAGGAATGGCAGCGACCGGACAGGATAAAATCAAGCAGGGGTTTGGAAGCATGCTTGAAACATTTGTTCATCTGCCCTTCAATGACCTTAAGGCTTTAAAAACTGAAATTGATTCTGATACAGCTGCAGTAATGATTGAAATTGTCCAGGGTGAGGGCGGAATCCATGTCGTTAAAAATGAATTTATAAAGGAAGCAGCAAGTGTATGTGCTGAAAGTGGGGTCCTGCTTATTATCGATGAAATCCAGACAGGGATCGGGCGGACAGGGAAGCCATTTGCATTTCAGCATTTTGGGATTGAACCGGATATCATTACCGTTGCCAAAGGTCTTGGGAATGGATTTCCGATAGGGGCTGCCATTGGAAAGGCAGAACTGGCGGAGTTTTTTGGTCCTGGAAGCCATGGCTCGACATTTGGCGGAAACCCTATCAGCATTACTGCTGCGATAGCAGTTATGGACATTATTTTTAAAGAAGAATTCCTAAAAGAGGTATCTGACAAAGGGATACTAATGTTTGAACTGCTGAATAAGGAACTCGGCTGCTTGGAAGTCGTTAAAGAAATCAGGGGACTGGGATTAATGACTGGAATCGAACTGACTGTTGGTACGCAGCCAATTCTTGCTGAATTAAGGCAATCTGGACTGATTGCGTTGCCTGCAGGAGAAAAGGTAGTCCGTCTTCTTCCGCCTTTGAATGTGACAGCAAAGGAGATTGAAAGGGCTGTATCTTTGATGAAAAAAACCATAAGTAAATCTAAGGTAACAGCCTGA
- the argB gene encoding acetylglutamate kinase, with the protein MVIKCGGSVLEELNDNFFNSLKELMEDGFYPVIVHGGGPAINSMLDLYHIPANFKDGLRVTCEKTIEIVDMVLSGQTNRQLCSMLNKRDFNALGINGCDGHCLQADFIDKQSLGYVGTITHVNNDLIMLAVQNGYIPVMTPIGIAEDGSKLNINGDYAAASIAKALKAERCAFVTNVDGILIDGELVNEITNRQIESYLSDGSIYGGMVPKVKSALSATEAGVETVMIISGKKQFYKNNCWHGTAIAAKAEVF; encoded by the coding sequence GTGGTCATTAAATGCGGGGGAAGTGTGTTGGAGGAGCTTAATGACAATTTCTTCAATAGTTTAAAGGAATTGATGGAGGATGGATTTTATCCCGTTATCGTTCATGGCGGAGGACCAGCCATCAATTCAATGCTTGATTTGTACCATATACCTGCTAACTTCAAAGATGGTCTTAGAGTGACATGCGAAAAGACAATCGAAATTGTAGACATGGTATTGTCGGGACAGACGAACCGGCAGCTGTGCAGCATGCTGAACAAGCGGGACTTCAATGCTCTCGGTATCAATGGATGCGACGGGCATTGTCTCCAGGCGGATTTCATTGATAAGCAGAGTTTGGGATACGTAGGAACGATCACACATGTAAACAATGACTTGATTATGCTGGCAGTCCAAAATGGCTATATTCCCGTGATGACGCCAATCGGCATTGCCGAAGATGGCAGCAAGCTAAATATAAATGGCGATTATGCTGCTGCATCGATTGCGAAAGCCTTGAAGGCTGAACGTTGCGCATTTGTAACCAATGTTGACGGAATCCTGATAGATGGTGAACTTGTGAATGAAATAACTAATCGTCAAATCGAGAGCTATCTTTCTGATGGAAGTATTTATGGAGGAATGGTGCCAAAGGTGAAATCAGCATTGTCTGCTACAGAGGCAGGCGTAGAGACAGTCATGATTATTTCTGGCAAAAAGCAATTCTATAAAAATAACTGCTGGCACGGAACAGCGATTGCCGCAAAAGCTGAGGTGTTTTAA
- the argJ gene encoding bifunctional ornithine acetyltransferase/N-acetylglutamate synthase — protein sequence MYQAMTDKQLIKSVPDGSILTPKGFQCGGVHAGLRYTKLDLGMIVSEIPASCAAVYTTSHFQAAPLVVTQQSIAKENVLRAIVVNSACANACTGEQGYQDALKMRSLAAAKMGIPEHQVAVASTGVIGEFMQMEKIESGIENLVIGKSADNAEYFQTAILTTDTVMKSCCYSARIDGITVSIGGAAKGSGMIHPNMATMLGFLTTDANISSEHLTAALKDVTNITFNQITVDGDTSTNDMVLVMANGAAGNQPLDPNHPEWGIFVDLLKESSASLAKQIAKDGEGATKLIEISVSGAMSEEEARVVGKQIAGSNLVKTAVYGADANWGRIIGAIGQSGASINPNTVDISLGEITMLKNSTPVAFDEDHAREYLMNDKVEIFVDLHLGEGKGMAWGCDLSYDYVKINASYRT from the coding sequence ATGTACCAGGCAATGACTGACAAGCAATTAATAAAAAGTGTCCCAGATGGAAGCATTTTGACCCCAAAAGGTTTTCAATGCGGTGGAGTACATGCAGGGCTGCGTTATACAAAGCTTGATTTAGGAATGATTGTTAGCGAGATACCAGCAAGTTGTGCCGCAGTATACACAACGAGTCACTTTCAGGCAGCGCCATTGGTGGTTACTCAGCAAAGTATTGCAAAAGAAAATGTCCTCCGGGCAATCGTCGTCAACAGTGCATGTGCGAATGCTTGCACCGGAGAACAGGGGTATCAGGATGCGTTGAAGATGCGCTCATTGGCAGCAGCAAAAATGGGGATTCCGGAACATCAGGTTGCAGTCGCTTCGACAGGTGTGATTGGTGAATTTATGCAAATGGAAAAAATCGAATCTGGAATCGAAAATCTGGTCATTGGCAAATCAGCTGATAATGCAGAATACTTTCAAACGGCTATCCTGACAACGGATACGGTAATGAAAAGCTGCTGTTATTCTGCCAGGATTGACGGAATAACAGTAAGTATCGGGGGAGCCGCAAAGGGTTCAGGAATGATTCATCCAAATATGGCAACGATGCTAGGCTTTTTAACAACAGATGCAAATATCTCAAGTGAACACCTGACTGCCGCACTAAAAGATGTAACGAATATAACCTTCAATCAAATTACAGTGGATGGAGATACATCAACGAATGATATGGTGCTGGTGATGGCAAATGGAGCGGCAGGGAATCAGCCATTGGACCCGAATCATCCAGAATGGGGAATTTTTGTTGACCTGTTAAAAGAAAGCAGTGCAAGTCTGGCAAAACAGATCGCAAAGGATGGAGAGGGAGCCACTAAACTGATTGAAATTTCAGTATCAGGCGCAATGTCAGAGGAAGAAGCACGAGTGGTCGGAAAACAGATCGCTGGATCCAATCTAGTCAAAACAGCAGTCTATGGTGCAGATGCGAACTGGGGACGAATAATAGGAGCTATTGGTCAGAGTGGGGCATCCATAAATCCAAATACAGTTGATATCTCCCTGGGAGAAATAACAATGCTTAAAAATAGTACACCGGTTGCATTTGATGAAGATCATGCGAGGGAGTACCTGATGAATGACAAGGTTGAAATTTTCGTTGACCTTCATTTGGGTGAAGGAAAAGGAATGGCCTGGGGCTGCGATCTTTCTTATGATTATGTGAAAATAAATGCAAGCTATCGGACATAA
- a CDS encoding Crp/Fnr family transcriptional regulator produces MLTATTLSPNLNKLFEKVHRIKSIDKGRFLFEEGNAAAELYIIQSGKFQISKMVPDGRELTIRMCSAGELVGELSLFSPASQHILNARASESGTVAVIQKDKLEAEIEKDSGLALELVKWLSLQHRKSQTRFRDLVLHGKKGALYSTLIRMVNSYGVKTEDGLKIDVSLTNQELANFCGTSREVVNRLLSDLRKSKIISIDKGFITVHALNKLKREIDCENCPIEICNIE; encoded by the coding sequence ATGTTGACTGCAACAACGTTGTCACCAAATTTGAATAAGCTTTTTGAAAAAGTCCACAGAATAAAGAGTATTGACAAAGGACGCTTCCTTTTTGAAGAAGGTAATGCCGCAGCTGAGCTGTACATTATCCAGAGCGGGAAATTTCAGATAAGCAAAATGGTACCAGATGGACGAGAATTAACAATCAGAATGTGTTCAGCTGGCGAATTGGTTGGTGAGTTGTCATTGTTCAGCCCAGCATCTCAGCATATCTTGAATGCCCGCGCCTCAGAAAGCGGGACCGTGGCGGTTATTCAAAAGGATAAGCTAGAGGCTGAAATTGAAAAGGATAGCGGGCTGGCACTGGAACTTGTTAAATGGCTTTCCCTGCAGCACCGCAAATCGCAAACAAGGTTCAGAGACCTGGTCCTTCATGGTAAAAAAGGGGCTTTGTACTCAACGCTGATCCGGATGGTAAACAGTTACGGAGTAAAAACAGAAGACGGCTTGAAGATTGATGTATCGCTGACGAACCAGGAGCTCGCAAACTTTTGTGGAACCTCACGCGAAGTCGTGAACAGATTATTGAGCGATTTAAGGAAAAGTAAAATCATTTCCATTGATAAAGGATTCATTACCGTCCATGCACTCAATAAGCTGAAGAGAGAAATAGATTGTGAAAATTGCCCGATAGAGATATGCAATATAGAATAG
- a CDS encoding YwiC-like family protein — MKLFMPKQHGAWAMLIIPFWLGAAASEIVWQHIPFFIGWLLLYLGTYPLLLMFKKKKIPYYRKWVLIYMIPALAFLMVPLFTTPTIVTFGFSMIPFFMLNAYFSAKNKDRALLNDLSAIVVFSIAGLASSFLPNGEINENALLVFTSSILFFTGSTFYVKTMIREKKNSQFKWISWTYHLLVPVLWLAAGEVIVAVAAVASLIRAVAFYGKPLSVMKVGIYEIVNAVLFFIIMLFAIL; from the coding sequence ATGAAGTTATTTATGCCAAAACAGCATGGGGCCTGGGCGATGTTGATCATCCCTTTCTGGCTTGGGGCAGCGGCAAGTGAAATAGTTTGGCAGCATATCCCGTTTTTTATTGGATGGCTATTATTATATTTAGGCACATATCCACTTTTGTTGATGTTCAAGAAAAAGAAAATCCCATATTATCGTAAATGGGTGCTTATTTATATGATCCCCGCTCTTGCGTTCTTAATGGTTCCATTGTTCACGACACCAACAATCGTCACGTTCGGATTTTCGATGATTCCGTTTTTTATGCTTAATGCCTACTTCTCTGCTAAAAATAAAGACCGGGCGCTGCTGAATGATCTAAGTGCCATCGTTGTATTTTCTATAGCCGGTTTGGCCAGCAGCTTTCTGCCAAATGGGGAAATCAATGAAAACGCACTGCTTGTTTTTACTTCCAGTATTCTATTTTTTACCGGAAGTACATTTTATGTGAAAACTATGATTCGCGAAAAGAAGAACAGCCAATTTAAATGGATTTCCTGGACCTACCATCTATTGGTACCTGTACTGTGGCTCGCAGCTGGAGAAGTCATAGTCGCTGTTGCCGCAGTAGCAAGCTTGATCAGAGCTGTAGCATTTTATGGAAAACCGCTTTCTGTCATGAAGGTAGGGATATACGAAATCGTGAACGCAGTGCTTTTTTTTATCATCATGCTGTTTGCGATCTTGTAA
- a CDS encoding MEDS domain-containing protein, whose translation MKNQMNQLFKDKRSVHVLYAYNELDKYIEQAVSYIEDAVMAEEYVIFIENEPLFRLINKELSSRLAEDQMEFVHWVNNFDFYYSSGNYHPPAILDYFNKMVEPYIENGTSFRSWAHVEWASMKDPLHIIEDFERIVDEAVNTLYFPLICAYEGLKMPDHLIKILLETHPYVLKDDNFTVSDEYQLPSGQR comes from the coding sequence ATGAAAAACCAAATGAATCAGTTGTTTAAAGACAAACGGAGCGTCCATGTCCTGTATGCCTATAATGAATTAGATAAATACATTGAACAAGCTGTTAGTTACATAGAAGACGCCGTTATGGCGGAAGAATATGTTATCTTCATTGAAAATGAACCTCTATTTCGTTTAATCAACAAAGAACTAAGCTCACGATTAGCGGAAGATCAAATGGAATTTGTTCATTGGGTTAACAACTTTGATTTTTATTATTCCAGCGGCAATTATCATCCTCCTGCAATACTGGATTATTTTAATAAGATGGTGGAGCCTTATATAGAAAATGGAACCTCTTTCCGATCCTGGGCACATGTTGAGTGGGCCTCTATGAAAGACCCACTGCATATCATTGAAGATTTTGAAAGAATTGTAGACGAAGCTGTAAACACACTTTATTTTCCACTGATTTGTGCTTACGAAGGGCTGAAAATGCCAGACCATCTCATAAAAATCCTGTTGGAAACACACCCTTATGTTCTAAAAGATGATAATTTCACAGTCTCTGATGAATACCAATTACCAAGTGGTCAAAGATAA
- a CDS encoding respiratory nitrate reductase subunit gamma yields the protein MLQIFLWIVYPYTVAAIVAMGLVWQYDESREEETRSKAGSFLLVVVKTLMVASTATGIAIVLSSSIAYEPVLLFRWLISLAQLQPDMSLVTDVSILSKVHFIIVFLFLLSLAFTKEIYYLLKPHLYIKKIYLKLQFDRRG from the coding sequence ATGCTACAAATCTTTTTATGGATTGTATATCCGTATACTGTTGCAGCAATAGTGGCAATGGGGCTCGTTTGGCAATATGACGAATCAAGAGAAGAAGAAACGCGTTCGAAGGCAGGAAGTTTTCTGCTTGTCGTCGTGAAGACGCTAATGGTTGCCAGCACAGCAACAGGCATTGCTATCGTGCTGTCGAGCAGTATAGCCTACGAACCAGTATTGCTGTTTAGATGGCTCATCAGCCTTGCCCAATTGCAGCCAGATATGAGCCTGGTCACGGACGTATCCATTCTCTCAAAGGTGCACTTTATTATTGTTTTCCTGTTCCTACTAAGCCTGGCATTCACGAAGGAAATTTACTATTTATTAAAACCGCATTTATATATAAAGAAAATCTATTTAAAACTGCAATTCGATAGAAGAGGCTGA
- a CDS encoding molybdopterin-guanine dinucleotide biosynthesis protein MobB, with product MVIHAENGDWSLSEEIAMLSFFKPDVILIEGYKNESYPKAVILRDESDLEMVEKLKNIQVVLCRKAELVNMLKGSSIPVFEIEEGVNWILEYIRTQ from the coding sequence ATGGTCATTCATGCTGAAAACGGAGATTGGTCATTATCTGAAGAAATAGCCATGCTATCCTTCTTCAAGCCTGATGTGATCTTGATAGAAGGTTATAAGAATGAATCATATCCTAAGGCTGTCATCCTGCGTGATGAGAGCGATTTGGAGATGGTTGAAAAGCTTAAAAATATCCAGGTGGTCCTTTGCCGGAAAGCAGAGTTGGTAAACATGTTAAAGGGTTCGTCTATTCCAGTATTTGAGATTGAAGAAGGAGTCAACTGGATTTTAGAGTACATCAGAACACAATAG
- a CDS encoding molybdopterin-guanine dinucleotide biosynthesis protein B, producing MALVKPVLFQVAGYQNSGKTTLSLTLIHQLASIGLKVATVKHHGHGGRPEVVEAKDSDKHVKAGAAVSLVEGGRQDGHSC from the coding sequence ATGGCCTTGGTAAAACCAGTGCTCTTCCAGGTTGCAGGGTACCAAAACAGCGGAAAAACAACGCTAAGCCTAACATTGATCCATCAGCTAGCTTCAATAGGTCTGAAAGTTGCGACAGTCAAACACCATGGGCATGGCGGCAGGCCGGAAGTTGTTGAGGCGAAGGATTCCGACAAGCATGTAAAGGCAGGTGCAGCTGTCTCACTCGTAGAAGGGGGGAGGCAGGATGGTCATTCATGCTGA
- the ric gene encoding iron-sulfur cluster repair di-iron protein, whose amino-acid sequence MKMPFDQNSLVKDIVNIFPQSSDLFKQNRLDFCCGGNRPLAEAAGEQNLDVPAIMKELEELYRKHNGAAESMEVWTETGSAELIDHIKNKYHRELEEELKLLSPYVTKVAKVHGERHEELLRVYELFYELKKELLEHTAKEEATVFPMLLQLETASDEKLAEMISEIKELEKEHDHAGSILKELREITADFNPPMDACGTYRLVYKRLEAVESHTFMHVHLENNILFPRYIA is encoded by the coding sequence ATGAAAATGCCTTTTGATCAAAATTCTTTAGTTAAAGATATTGTCAATATATTCCCGCAATCAAGTGATTTATTCAAGCAGAATAGACTGGATTTCTGCTGTGGCGGAAACCGTCCTTTAGCAGAAGCGGCTGGCGAACAGAACCTGGATGTACCTGCAATCATGAAGGAACTAGAAGAACTATATCGCAAGCATAACGGCGCTGCAGAAAGCATGGAAGTCTGGACAGAAACTGGCTCTGCAGAATTGATTGACCATATCAAGAACAAATACCACCGCGAGCTTGAAGAAGAGTTGAAATTGCTTAGCCCGTATGTAACGAAGGTAGCTAAAGTTCATGGCGAGCGCCACGAAGAGCTGTTGAGAGTTTATGAACTTTTTTACGAGTTGAAGAAGGAACTCCTGGAGCATACTGCTAAAGAAGAAGCAACTGTCTTTCCAATGTTGCTACAGCTCGAAACAGCCAGTGATGAAAAACTTGCCGAGATGATTTCAGAAATCAAAGAGCTAGAAAAGGAACATGACCATGCTGGTTCCATCCTGAAAGAGTTACGTGAAATCACTGCAGACTTCAATCCGCCAATGGATGCATGCGGAACATATCGATTAGTATACAAGCGTCTTGAAGCCGTTGAATCACATACCTTTATGCACGTACACCTCGAAAACAACATCCTGTTCCCAAGGTATATTGCCTAA
- the moaA gene encoding GTP 3',8-cyclase MoaA, whose translation MVKNIIKDQLNRPLRDLRISVIDRCNFRCQYCMPAEIFGPDFAFLPKSELLSYEEIERVAKIFIELGVEKIRLTGGEPLMRKELPVLVKMLNEIEGLKDIALTTNGVMLPKYADELYAAGLKRVNISLDSLKDELFGQINGRNVGVGPVLKGIEAAKKAGLGVKINTVIKKGLNDSEIIPMAEFCKKEGLELRYIEYMDVGSTNGWKMDDVITKKQIHDLISEHYELEPVDPEYFGEVAKKYRYKGTDINVGFISSVSESFCSSCTRSRLSANGQIFTCLFNGNGHDIRDFMRAGASDDELRSRITDVWNHRTDRYSDERTAETVANRKKIEMSYIGG comes from the coding sequence ATGGTAAAAAACATAATTAAAGACCAATTAAATAGACCGCTACGCGACTTGCGGATTTCTGTTATAGATCGATGCAATTTCCGCTGTCAGTATTGTATGCCTGCTGAAATTTTTGGGCCTGATTTTGCGTTCTTGCCTAAAAGCGAACTTCTGTCTTATGAAGAGATTGAGCGTGTAGCCAAAATATTCATTGAACTAGGTGTAGAAAAAATTAGGCTAACAGGCGGAGAGCCGTTAATGCGTAAAGAATTGCCTGTTCTTGTAAAAATGCTGAATGAGATTGAAGGGTTGAAGGATATTGCTTTGACCACCAATGGTGTAATGCTGCCGAAATATGCTGATGAGCTGTATGCTGCAGGCCTGAAAAGGGTCAATATCAGTCTGGACAGTCTTAAAGATGAACTGTTCGGTCAAATCAATGGCCGGAATGTTGGAGTCGGACCGGTATTAAAGGGAATAGAAGCAGCGAAGAAAGCTGGCTTGGGTGTGAAAATCAATACGGTAATTAAAAAGGGGCTCAATGATTCTGAAATCATCCCAATGGCTGAATTCTGCAAAAAAGAAGGCCTGGAGCTTCGTTATATTGAATACATGGATGTAGGCAGCACGAACGGCTGGAAAATGGATGATGTCATCACCAAAAAGCAGATCCACGATTTGATCAGCGAGCACTATGAACTAGAACCAGTTGATCCGGAATACTTCGGGGAAGTCGCTAAGAAATACCGATATAAAGGTACGGATATCAATGTCGGCTTCATTTCTTCTGTATCAGAGTCATTCTGTTCAAGCTGCACAAGGTCACGTTTGTCTGCAAACGGTCAGATATTCACATGCCTGTTCAACGGCAATGGACATGATATCCGTGACTTCATGCGAGCGGGAGCATCGGATGATGAACTTCGCTCACGCATTACGGACGTCTGGAACCATAGAACCGACCGTTATTCCGATGAACGTACGGCTGAAACAGTTGCGAACAGAAAGAAAATCGAAATGTCCTATATTGGCGGTTAA
- a CDS encoding nitrate/nitrite transporter, with protein sequence MSNIKSFLKSGHLPTLLSSFLYFDISFMIWVMVGATSTFIVQDFGLSPAEKGLMVGIPILGGSLLRIPMGLLADRYGGKRMGIIGMLLTIIPLFWGWQFGNSFTEVQAFGFLLGIAGASFAVALPLASRWYPPEHQGLVMGIAGAGNSGTVLATLFAPRIAEAYGWHGVFGFSLIPLLIAFIVFVIFAKDCPNAPKPQKLSQYLAIVKIKETWIFSFFYSLSFGGFVGLTSYLGIFFVDQYGISKVTAGDLVTIAVFAGSFVRPIGGYFADRLGGINLLIRLFILAAVMLGFIGFLPPLYLTLPLFILAMLIFGVANGALFQVIPTRFPREVGIFTGFVGAAGGFGGFFLPNILGTFKELTGSYSMGFWWIGATFGVALILILSLRKK encoded by the coding sequence ATGAGTAATATTAAGAGCTTTTTAAAAAGTGGACATTTACCGACTTTGCTTTCTTCGTTCTTGTATTTTGATATTAGTTTCATGATTTGGGTCATGGTGGGGGCAACCTCCACATTTATCGTCCAGGATTTTGGGCTTTCACCAGCTGAAAAAGGGCTGATGGTGGGAATCCCTATCCTTGGGGGATCCCTTCTCAGGATTCCGATGGGACTTTTGGCAGACCGATATGGCGGAAAGCGGATGGGGATTATAGGGATGCTGCTGACCATCATCCCTCTATTTTGGGGATGGCAGTTTGGCAATTCTTTTACAGAGGTTCAGGCTTTTGGTTTCTTATTAGGAATTGCAGGAGCCAGTTTCGCTGTCGCATTGCCGCTCGCTAGCCGATGGTATCCACCAGAACATCAAGGTTTGGTCATGGGCATTGCAGGAGCAGGAAACAGTGGTACGGTATTAGCTACTTTGTTTGCGCCAAGAATTGCTGAAGCTTATGGTTGGCATGGGGTTTTTGGTTTTTCGCTGATCCCGCTTCTAATCGCGTTCATTGTGTTTGTCATTTTTGCTAAAGATTGTCCAAATGCTCCAAAACCACAAAAACTGTCACAATATCTAGCAATTGTAAAAATAAAAGAAACCTGGATTTTTAGCTTCTTTTATAGCTTGTCATTTGGCGGATTTGTAGGATTAACGAGTTATTTAGGAATCTTCTTTGTCGATCAATATGGAATTTCTAAAGTTACAGCGGGTGACTTGGTGACGATCGCTGTTTTTGCAGGAAGCTTCGTGAGGCCGATTGGAGGCTACTTTGCGGACCGGCTTGGTGGCATCAACCTTTTGATCAGGCTATTCATCCTTGCTGCCGTAATGCTAGGCTTCATTGGCTTCTTGCCTCCACTGTATCTAACATTGCCGTTGTTCATTCTTGCAATGCTGATTTTTGGGGTTGCAAATGGCGCATTGTTCCAGGTAATCCCGACAAGGTTCCCACGTGAAGTAGGAATATTTACTGGATTTGTAGGGGCAGCCGGTGGCTTTGGAGGATTTTTCCTTCCGAATATTTTAGGAACATTCAAGGAGTTGACGGGATCGTATTCAATGGGTTTTTGGTGGATAGGTGCCACTTTTGGAGTTGCTCTAATCTTGATCCTCTCGTTGCGGAAAAAATGA